The DNA sequence GCCCCTGTATCCGCCGTCACCTCGAACGTCAGCGACGGGATGCGATTGCCGAAATCGGCCAGCTCCAGATTCTCGAACACGGCATAGGCCATGCCGCGGTGCGCCGGTGCGGATCCCGTCCCTTCTGCCGACGCGATCAACGGGTCCGCCGCCTGATCCTCACCGCCCAGGTGCAGCCGAAAGCCGGTATTGGCCTTCCAGTCCCCCGCCGCCCCGCGCAACAATTTCCCGTCCGCCCAGATCCGCCCCACCGACAGGATCGGTCGCGCCGACAGCGCCACCGCGAACGACGCGGTATAGCTGTAACTGGTCACGGTCGGCCGCCCCTTGCCACCCTCACGGTGGCGATGTTCGATCAGGTCGGTTGCCCAGATCACCGATCCCGCCACGCGTAACGTCCCGAACAATTTTGGGATCGGCGTCCCGTAACTCGACGTTTGCAGCGCCAGTTCAGTCAGTCGCGGCCCCTCGCGCCCCTTGGGTTTGAACAGCAATTCGCGGTCCACGCTCTGCCCGATAATCCCGCCCAGCATCGCCCCGATCGGCCCGCCAATCGCGCCGCCGATCGTCGTCAGAATCAGTGTCGCCATCTTATCTCTCCCGCCCCAGAGTCCGCCAGCGCGCGATTTCCGGCCACGGTGCCACCCCCGGCCGCTCGACCACGCGCCTGAGCGACGCATCCGCATGAATCACGCCGCCCTCGCTCTGAATGCCCAGATGCAGCTGCCCCGGCCCCGCCCGAAACAGAATGAGGTCGCCAGCTCGCCGGTCGCTCACCGGTACCAGCCCGGCATCCGCCACGCCCGCCAGTATCGCCCGCTCATCCCCCGATCGCAGCGAATAGCCGCGCGGCACCTTCGCCCCAAAAGCCAGCCCCGCCAGCCCGATACAATCCAGTCCGTTCTCGACCGTCCGCCCGTGCAACCGAAACCGCGCGCCCAGCGCTGCCCGCGCCACTTCCAGCGACCTCATGCGCCGGGATAGCGCGTCAGCAAATCGATCCCCGGCAGATACGGTTCCCCGCGAAAATTCGCCGCATTCCCGAACCGTCCCGCGCAAGTTGCGATCGACTTGTCGCACCCCTCGCTGACCTCGACCATCGCGCCGACAGCATCGAACCGAGGCACCCGCCGCAACGTCACCGTCGCGCCGCTCGACGCACCAACCGCATCCTCCAGCCCCGAATTACCGCCCGTAAACCAGCGTACCCGCCCGCCCGCACAGTCGCCCGGCATCGCATCCAGCGTCAGCACCGCCCCCGCCGCCGAAACCACGCGGGCAAAGCGCCGCCGCCCCGCCATCGCCACGCGGCACCGTTTGTCGCCCAGCTCCGCCCGACATTCCGGCGACGTCGCCTCGACCACCGGCCCCTCCAGCGCCGCCGCCACCCCGCGCAACTCCGCCGTCAGCACGCCATCCTTCGTCTCGACCGCCCCGATCGTACCCTCGCCCAGCGCCACCGTCTCACCGGGCTCGGTCCAGTCCACCGCAAACACCACCACCCGCGCTCCGTCCCAGCGCCCCGCGAGCAGATCGCGTTCCGCTATCGCCGCCCCGGTCAGCGCCCCGGTTACATCCATGCTGTCCGCATCGAACCCCGCGCTGCGCTTGACCGCGGACGGCGTCATCCCCGGCGCCGCGCGATAGACAAAGCCATCGACGCTCAAATCCCGGTCATGCGCCGTCAAACCAATCGCCACCCCATCCCGCCGCTCGATCCGCCAGCACAGCGCAATCGTGGCAAGGGGTTCCTGTAGCCAGGTCATAAATGTCTCCAGAGAATCCTCCCCGGCACGGGGAGCGGGGACGTCCGCAGGACGGTGGAGGCGGCGGGCCGCGAGCGAAACGCTGCAATTGTCCCGTCAACCTAACGCAGTTACGAAGCGCTATGAGACGCAGCCTCTGTTCCGCCTTGCTGCTAAGCACACTCGCCATAAGCTGCGCGCCCGCAGAACCGGAATACGCTTGCACGCCGCCCCGCGTCTCTTGGGGCGAGCCTCATCCCCACGGGCTTATCGCGGCATCTGTCGTCGTATCGCTTGATCGGAACGATAAAACTTACTGGATGGGGCGTCCGACCTCACTTGAAGTCATCACAAAATACCTGCGCACCGCGTCGGGCCTTTCGCCGCAACCGCCTGTTCGGTTCGAAGCGGAAATGGGTGCATCCTGCACAAAGCTGGAAGACCTCCGGACGCTTATCGAACGCGAATATAGCTGCGGTAAAGAAGGTCATTGTGACGAGGGCAGCCGCACAATCGGCAATCAACTCCCATTCAAAGGGCCGATACCCTAACCCTCTCGCACCTCCACCAACGGCACACTCGGCGCCGCCCCAGCCATAAACGTCGCCCGGTTCACGCTCAGCGAATCCTCGGCGAACCGCACGGTGACATCGAACCGATACCCGGCGGTCACCACCGCGCCCTCTTCCGGCGGATCGTCCAGCACCACAGCACCGCCGTCCAGCTCGAACGCCGCCGTCTCGACGCCATCTACCGCGACCCGCACGCTCCCGGCAACCGGCCGGAATATCCGCCGCGCCACCTCGCCATAATGCTTCACCAGTGGAAACGACTGGACCTCGCCATCCCCTTCGCCGACCATCTGATCGAGCGCCCCCGGATCGCCCTCGTCGTTCGAGCAATCGTCGAACGGATCGCGCAGCCGGAACGCCCGCGCCGGTCCCATTCGCGCCCGGTAAAACGCCAGTAACTCCCGGATATCCGCCTCGCTGCGCACCCCCGGCCCGACATCGTAGCGCGTCCGCGCCTCCGCCCAGGCGGCATTGCGCGCCTCATGCCCGCCCGCGCTGGTCAGGATCGCGGTCGAAACCTCGGGTGCCACCTCCGCCTCGCGCCCCAGCGCGATCGGGAACAGCACATCGTCAAATGCCTGCACATCATCCTCCTGATCGAATGTCACGAATCCCTCCCGGATCACCTGCGGCAATGCCCAGACAAACGTCGCCGCCACCCCCCGCCGCCGCGCCGCATCCGCCGCATCGGATATCCCGCGCCATTGTGCGGCGTCCTCAGCGTTCAGCACGAAGCCGCTGAAATAATGCTGCTTGTCCACCGGATAGCCCAGCCGCGCCTCCGCCAGCGCCACCCCGCGAGCGCTCGCCACGGCATTGCCCGCCGCCGCCCAGTCATAATCCTCCAGCTGCAACACATCGAAGGCGGGCCACGCCCAACCCACCGGCAAATTCGCCCGCATCGCTTCCGGCGCTTCCCGGTCCAGCACGGTCGGCAGATAGGCGAGCAGCAACAACGTCGCCCCCGCCGCTTCCTCGCGCACCGCATCCCCCAAAGCCGCCGTCGAAGCCGCCAGCAACGCCCCCGCCGCATCCAGCACCGCAGTATCGGGATCGTGCCGCACATTCTGCTCGCCCGGATCGCCCAAAGCCGCCTTCGCCGCATCGTCATGGATGCACAGCCGCCCGTCGGCCATAACCCACCACCACGGCTCGCCCACCTGAAACTTCACCGCCACCCCGGCACCTTGTGCGATCCACACGAACGCCCGTGCCACAGCCTGCAAATAGCCCATCGCCCCGCCATGCGCGGGCGACAGCAACGCCGATGGCGGCACCCATCCGGTCTGCGCGGGCGACCCGTCAAACGCCCGCTGCTTCCAGTCATTCCAGGTATGCTGATCCAGCAATTCATATGACAGCGACCAGATCACGCCATAGCCCAGCGCCTTCGCCCGCGCCGCAAAATCCGCATGCCACGCCGCGCACGGTGCGTTCAGCGCCCCGCCCGTCAGGCTGGCATAATGGCCCCCCGAAGCCGCCTCCAGCCGGAAATAATGGCTCATCCCCACATAATGGACGATGTCCCCGCGATACCCCAGCTGCAGCGCATTCCGCAGCAACCGCTCGGGCGTTACATGATAGCTGTCGTCATAGCCCGAGCAGATCGACAGCCCATGCTCCGGCACCACCACATCGCCAATGCTCAGCACCGCGCCCGGCCCCGACACCGCGATCTCGCTCAGCTCGACCCAGCCCTCGACCGGCACGCTCAGCGCCGCATCGTCCCCGGTAAACCCCTCCGGCACCAGGCTCACGAACATCCGGTCGACATCGCCCGCCCATACCGGATCGGCCTCACCCGGCAGCATGAAGCCACCGTCAACGCTCGCGAAATCAAGGCTGACGACGCAATCCTCCGGTGTGCCCACCGCATAATTCCACAGTCGCACATACCAGGCGCGCGGCTCGCCCGCCGCGTCTCGCCCCTCGATCGTCAGCACCGGGCCGTTGACGGCATCCAGCGCCAGCACTCCCGCCGACCGCCACCGAAACGCCAACCGACACCCGCGAAAATCCCGTGACGTCTCATACGCCAGCAACGGATGGTCATGCCGATCCTCACTTTCCCAGATCAGCCCCGCCAGATCATCCTGCCGGTAAAACACCGCATCCACTCGCAATGCGTCGGGCGCGGTGGTCACGACCGAAGCCATCATCGGCCGCGGAAAATTCACCGTCCAATATGCGGGGTCAAAGCGCGAGATCACGCCCTCCACCTGCACTGTTCGTTCGGACGCCAGCCAATAAGCCATTGCCTACCCCCTCAAAACTGCTGCAAATTCGGAATATGAACCCGATTGATCAGGCCTCCAGAGTACGCCCCGACGGTTTGCGCCGTGTCGTTTTCGACATGAACGACCAAGGTCTGTTTCGTTTCTCGGAAGATTGTTGGGTCGTGTTCGACGCGCCCGTCGACCCTGCATGGAGCATTGGCGAACCATCCTTTACGAATCCCTCAGTGCCGCCGTTGACGGTGCGAAGGCTGCAATTCCCTGGTTTGCTAACGCCTAATCCAAGCCGCTCAACGCCGCCTTCACCGCCCGCGCCACCTGCCGACTCGATTGCCGCAACGCCCCCGCGCTTTCGCCACCGGTCGCGTTGATCGTAATCGCCACCCGCACATCGCGCCCGCCGCCAGCCGACGGCACATCCACCCGCCCGCTCGCGGTCGGCACGAACAGCTCCGGCCCGCGCTCACCCACGACATAGGCCCGTCCCGACGACACCGGTCCGCCCGTCGCCCGCCCCGGCAGCCCCAACAGTCCCCCAAGCAACCCGCCGATCCCGCCGCCAGCACCACCGCCAAAGATCGAAGCCAGCCCACCCCGCACCGCTTCGGCGGCAATCTCCGCCAGCACCTGCGACGCCACCCGCTTCAGATCCTCGAACCCCAGCTTGCCGGTCCGCACCGCGCGCAACAGCGCACTCTCGACCGCGCGCCCCGCGCGATCCGCACCAGCCTGCAACGGCCCGTCGATATTCCCGCGCATCTCCGCCACGTCGCGCGCAAATCCCTGCGTGTCCGCCCGCACGCTGACCACCAGCCGCTCGATTTCCTCATCCATCCGGAAACGCCTCCCTCATCCGCGCCAGCGTCGCCGCATCCGGCGGCGCAACCTCGTCGCCCGCCAGCACCGTCACCAAAGCCAGCAATTCCGCCGGCG is a window from the Sphingomonas sp. LT1P40 genome containing:
- a CDS encoding peptidoglycan endopeptidase, which codes for MRSLEVARAALGARFRLHGRTVENGLDCIGLAGLAFGAKVPRGYSLRSGDERAILAGVADAGLVPVSDRRAGDLILFRAGPGQLHLGIQSEGGVIHADASLRRVVERPGVAPWPEIARWRTLGRER
- a CDS encoding DUF2163 domain-containing protein, whose product is MTWLQEPLATIALCWRIERRDGVAIGLTAHDRDLSVDGFVYRAAPGMTPSAVKRSAGFDADSMDVTGALTGAAIAERDLLAGRWDGARVVVFAVDWTEPGETVALGEGTIGAVETKDGVLTAELRGVAAALEGPVVEATSPECRAELGDKRCRVAMAGRRRFARVVSAAGAVLTLDAMPGDCAGGRVRWFTGGNSGLEDAVGASSGATVTLRRVPRFDAVGAMVEVSEGCDKSIATCAGRFGNAANFRGEPYLPGIDLLTRYPGA
- a CDS encoding DUF2460 domain-containing protein, translated to MAYWLASERTVQVEGVISRFDPAYWTVNFPRPMMASVVTTAPDALRVDAVFYRQDDLAGLIWESEDRHDHPLLAYETSRDFRGCRLAFRWRSAGVLALDAVNGPVLTIEGRDAAGEPRAWYVRLWNYAVGTPEDCVVSLDFASVDGGFMLPGEADPVWAGDVDRMFVSLVPEGFTGDDAALSVPVEGWVELSEIAVSGPGAVLSIGDVVVPEHGLSICSGYDDSYHVTPERLLRNALQLGYRGDIVHYVGMSHYFRLEAASGGHYASLTGGALNAPCAAWHADFAARAKALGYGVIWSLSYELLDQHTWNDWKQRAFDGSPAQTGWVPPSALLSPAHGGAMGYLQAVARAFVWIAQGAGVAVKFQVGEPWWWVMADGRLCIHDDAAKAALGDPGEQNVRHDPDTAVLDAAGALLAASTAALGDAVREEAAGATLLLLAYLPTVLDREAPEAMRANLPVGWAWPAFDVLQLEDYDWAAAGNAVASARGVALAEARLGYPVDKQHYFSGFVLNAEDAAQWRGISDAADAARRRGVAATFVWALPQVIREGFVTFDQEDDVQAFDDVLFPIALGREAEVAPEVSTAILTSAGGHEARNAAWAEARTRYDVGPGVRSEADIRELLAFYRARMGPARAFRLRDPFDDCSNDEGDPGALDQMVGEGDGEVQSFPLVKHYGEVARRIFRPVAGSVRVAVDGVETAAFELDGGAVVLDDPPEEGAVVTAGYRFDVTVRFAEDSLSVNRATFMAGAAPSVPLVEVREG
- a CDS encoding tail tape measure protein, which translates into the protein MDEEIERLVVSVRADTQGFARDVAEMRGNIDGPLQAGADRAGRAVESALLRAVRTGKLGFEDLKRVASQVLAEIAAEAVRGGLASIFGGGAGGGIGGLLGGLLGLPGRATGGPVSSGRAYVVGERGPELFVPTASGRVDVPSAGGGRDVRVAITINATGGESAGALRQSSRQVARAVKAALSGLD
- a CDS encoding phage tail assembly chaperone; this encodes MSCFAEAATRLAGQAGVVFGWMPDVFWAATPAELLALVTVLAGDEVAPPDAATLARMREAFPDG